The window gttatataaaattataatcgttaatttaaataaatatatgaaatattatatcaactataatttgtattaattttattttaatttattctaatgctattaatttaatttaattagagtgagaaatttaaaatttgaaatttgaaatggagaattaatagatTGCCAAGTGGTATGCATTAATTAGAGgcctaatatggtgacacatgacaaaagataaataaaatatgtattaattaagaGGCctaatatgatgacatatgtcaaaaggatattaaaactattcttttattaaaataagGATGTATAATGTTTTAATACATGTCTTACGAGTATAATTTATTTTAATCATACAAAACCTGTATACTAACTTCggtttatatatttatttcaatTAAATTATGTGGAAATGTAGGTTCATTGAGCCGACAATATTGGTCGATCCCCCACTTGATGCTGCAATTATGACCGAAGAAATTTTTGGTCCTTTACTTCCAATTATTACAGTAAGAAAGATTTCTTCAATCCATTAAATGTTGTGAATTAACCATTTAAGTGTAACACGTTGCATAGACCTACCAAGATATTTTCCATTTTGATAAGTccctaaaattttgttttattaatgCAAAAGtcagtttgtttgttttttttttttcttttctaattaAGCCTAAAAATCCGGTAAACACTTGTAAAATAACCGATGTTGCTGGTTAATGTCGGTTTTCAGGGCGAAATTGTAATAAACAACCAAAAATGATTTTTTCGTCAATAAGGTTAAAGTTTAACGACTTTTCTGAAATTTCCTTTTTTATATATActaaattaatttgaaaaaaaaaaactcatatttatttattaaaaactcgAGTGTCATTTTGTAAATATTTACCGGTTTTTTGAGCTTAATTGCGTGTTTACAAAATAACCAAAAAGTCATTGATGATTTTATTGGTTTTGTCTGTGCACGCTTACCTATATCTTTTAGATGAGATTCGGTGTTCTCATGGCTTTAAAATCATGTATTGAAATGAAATATATCGACATCCTTATAAAAGTAATTTTTCATTCCCTTCCAATTAGAAGTAAGTCCTATATCAATTGGAGGGAAAATGAAGAATTCCTTACAAGGACGTGGATATCTTTCATTCTAAAACGTGTTTTAAATTGTGAGAGCATTGTATCCTTTCATCAGGACTTCAAAATGAATGACACTCTCGAAAGTCTTTCAGTTGGGTTGCCCAAAACAGACAATATTTGTTTCCTATGTTAACTCGACAAGTACAACTTCTTGGATGCAGTTGGAGAAAATTGAAGACAGTATTGACTTCATAAGATCAAGGCCAAGCCCGCTTGCTCTATATGCCTTTACAAAAGACAATAATTTCCAAAAGAGATTGGTTTCCGAGACATCATCCGGAAGCCTTACGTTCAATGATGTCATCCTTCACGTAATCCTTAAACTCGTGACAccattattttctattattttttgaaattaatttttatataaattttaaataaatgCAGTATGTGGTGGATACATTGCCGTTTGGTGGAACAGGAGGGAGTGGGTTCGGAAGATACCATGGAAAATACTCGTTTGATAATTTTAGTCATGAGAAGGTGGTGTTGACAAGGAGCTTCTTTATAGATATATGGTTTAGATATCCGCCATGGAATGATACAAAGTTACAACTGATTAAGTCCGGGTTAAGATTTGATTATCTTGCAATTGTGTTGATTGCATTAGGTTTGAAAAGGAAGGCTTGAGGATTTACTTTTAGttcttttgttttttgttttttttatttaaatggaGCTATTTATATGCATTATGTAAGAGTTGAAAAAGATGGTTTGATCTCTTTTTCTTATCAAGTCCTTGGAGTATGATGTGTGAATTCTGATGTGATATTATGATCTTCAATTGCTGTTTTTAATATACCAAAAGTGTATTTATTTAATATGGTCCATTGGGCCTTTTGGCATGAACCATATTAACcctgaaaatataatttttgtttaCCAACACCCAAATAAATATGAAAAACAGCAACATATTTTCACTTGTTTCTTTATGATACATCTTGtttcatttcctttttttttttcctatACATTTTACTTTGTAAAATCGACATAgttttagcattgtactttctcTCATTTCCTATTCAGGACATTAGAAAAAAAGGAAATTAACTAAATTAACCCTTATAAATTTGTAAAAGAAATAACCTTTTTATTTTcagtttttgaaaaataaccattTTTTCATGAATGTATCATTCCGGAATTGTTCttgaaatttcagtttttttctttaattatcacaattttttttcaaataaatctaTTTCTACTTATGTCTTAAATATCCATTTTGAAGTATGTAATATCGccattttttaataaaatgtttgatTTTAAGCTCTTATATCGTAAATACTTTCCATTTATtatgtttgtttaattttttgttagattttaaaaaaaaaattctcaaaaattcAGGAATTGTTAATCTGATTTCGAACTTGCTTTTGAAATCTtagagttcttttttttttttcaaaaatctgGAATATCAgtctaaaatatattttttttgtcagAAATAATATTTTTTCGTCAATCCAGTAAGCCCCATTCTGGACTTGTTGgttaatttgcaaaaaaaaaaaatgattatttcGGAATCTTTCCTTTAAGTTTACATCAAATTATGGTTAGTTTAGTAAATTTGTCTTAGGGTAAATTTATTAAACTACAATGTTGTAATCGGAAAAGATGAAAGTAGAATTTTATAGTAAGCAAAACCAACTTAAGTTCCCATTTCTAACATTTAACATTTTTTAGTACATAGGCCTACGCAAAGTGATCATTCAAGTGTCATCTTAAAAAAAACCTCATGAAAATACAAGAAGACacgttaaaaagaaaaaaagaaaaaataataaatgGTAAATGGAAGGTAATTCAAACTCTAATCACTCTGTAATCTTATTTAACACATAAGATATTCATccaattagaaaaataaaaatattactcTAATAAAATTAGGGGTATTAAGAAACCACTTTCCTTTCTCTATGTTCACTTACTTAATTTTTCAGAATGTTTTGGAATATGAACCACCACCTCCTTGTAACAAATAGGGCAAGCCTATTAATAATACGAGTTTAAATATTAGTcagagtaaaaaaaaaaaataaaaaataaaaaaaaacaagaatggcaataatgtaaataaaccaaaaaaAAGAAAACGATTTTACCTTGTTGATACTAAGCCATTGAGTTCCACATCCCGAGTGATAGATGTGTTTGCAAGGAAGAGTGATCTGACGTTCACCTCTTTTATATTCCATCTGACAAATCACACACCTGAAGGAATTGCCATGCAGACATTTTATGTTTTGTCATATCAGCTTTCCACTAACTTTATCAGACGAAAGCTAAGTAACTTAAAccttttttaatataattaaatgtATTATAAAACGCAGTCATCTACATTTGTCGTTTTTTACACAaacattaattttttaaaatgaaatattacacgacaaaagatataaaaaaaacatttagttcaATATCAAATGGTTGAATTATTTATGCATTGTCTCTAATGGTAAAAACTAGTTTTGAGGTAGATTCAAAATATTTCCTCCCATTGAAGATGCTATTACTTTTgtcctttattttttttatttttttttttttatctaaaggTAAAAACTAGTTTTATTGTCTTTGTTAGTCTATATTATTAGCCCGCTTGTTTATGGGCTCTTTTTTGTctttagcccattagggtttctgtcTAGCTAGTATTTATATCCGCTTTATTCCTTGTAGTCTACATGCTTTTCTCTGAGAACCCTTGTAATTTCTATTTGATTTAATCATATGACAATGTTACCAGTCTTTTTATCTAGTCTTTTTATCTATTTGTGCATTTCTTACAATATCTACCTTTTTATTGTCTCCCCTTTTTTACTTTAACCCTTATTCCATGGATATATATAGTCTATAAAGTGAAGTATTTGTTACCTTTCGCTTTTTGATTTTTTTCTCCAGAAGAAGCTACACTTGAACTTTGAAACAGGGAGAAGGGAAATAGCTTCTTGAGATAGACCACGGCTTTGACTTCCAACAACCTCACCTAACTCTAGCAATTCCTCATAAGTCATGTTGTCAAGATCAACATTATCTTCCCACACAACCTATAAAATTTTATACATGTAACCTTGTTATAACTTACAACACATAAtcttaaaaaagaaaaagagtttATAGTGAGAAAAGCTTTAGAAATTAGACCTGATGTTGATCACCATGATtgtgattatgattatgattactcTGTTGATCTGAAAATTTGAATATGAAAATTATTAGTTTGGGGGTTTAGTGAAAAACATTTGAGAAAAGGAAAAAGAATTCAATGCTTACTATCTGAAGAATTGGTATGGGAATTGGAGGTTGAAATTGAATGTCCATTTTGTTGCATATGTACAGGTGTACTTCTTTCATTATTCATGGTTGAAGTATTTTCTAGTTGTCTAGTGAATCCATTGTTCCCATATATTGGATCATTGATTGCATAAGCATTAAAATAATCATAGTATGAGAAATTCCCAGGTTCTGAATATGCAAACTTGTATGAACTGGTATTCATTGTATAGTTTGTGCTATCCTGTAAGTTATATGATTCCTCAAATTTTCACAGAAACCATAAtgaacaaattatatatataataaagaaGGTAAAGGTTATGTCTAGATGATTACCTGAGGATATGTAACATCAGAAAAAATGAAATTGACATGCTCATATGTAAGTCCTTCAAAGAAATCCATTAAGCTTCCACTCAAACTATGGAGGATGTTGAATTCAGTTTGTAGATGCCAGTTCATTCATGAATGATGAATTCCCCTTTATTTAACAAGAGTGTTTCTTAAACAAATTGACATCAATTTTTCTAGCATTCTTCAATGGGTATACAGTATACTAGCAGATCAACAGGAGTAAATGCAAATCCTACAAAAGAAACATTATACCTGAATTAAATCAAGCTACTATAATCTGTTCAAGTCATCAATACTCTGATTTAATCAACATCATCAAGCAGAAATATTAAAAAAGCTTCTCTAATTCGCTATTGTAATAACGTAAATAACATATGAATAAAACCAAACGCAATAATTAATTCCTAATTTCCGCTACTTCTTTCCAAAATTGTTTGTTGCAGAAACTCCACGAAATTCAATTGCTTGACACAATCAGAAACAGAAACGTAGAACTAACCAAAGCTTTCCTTTTTACTTTAAATTTATTTCATTTCCGATCAAAAACTTAGATCACAATTCACATAATCAGTTAATCATTCGATCACTGTGCAAAAGTAAGACAATTTACCGATCgcagaacaaacaaacaaaattattctatcATGGCGATTATGTTACCTACATTGATCGAATGATCGCTTCTTTTCCGGCCGCCGTGATGATGAATTCGTCAACCTCGCTTTCTATGTATCTACGAATCTaactatatatatacaaacatatggtgtatgtatatgtatatatatagagagagagaatgaAGCTTTCTCTCACTAAAACACTTTTGATCTCTTTTCTCTAATCTGTATTCTCTCCTTCCTCTGTAATCACACAGTCTCTGTTGTGGGGTGGCGCCTTTTTGCAGGGAGTTGTTAACAGTAAAATGAGACACGCGATCTCCGTTACACTGTGAGTGGGGTATGATTCACTGCTTCGCGGAATAACAAGGGCTTTTACATGTGTATGAGAACGAAATAAAACGTGACACGTGGCGGAATCTAGTTACGTTGGTAAATGTAGGTCAGCTAAATCAGGTCACGGCAGCTGTGACTTTAGTTATCACTTCTGTTTCGTTTCTGtcggtttatatttttttttcgcaATAAATTTCTAATAACTAGTTAAATTTATTGGTTTTTCTataaaattctctctctctctctcacttttttttttttcataaatttagCAATGAAAGGAACTATATTAAGAAGAAAAATTTAAAAGGATTTTGATATTCATGTTAATGTCATCAACATTTATTGTAATTCGAtaaatacatagttttgaaataaattaaaaattactaAATAATATATAGATTTATGAGGAAAGTAGTAGTTACGTgtaattcaattttttttctctttaaaaAAGCTCATATTCATTTTTCCACATTAAATATGGGAGACTTAAAAATTGGTGGAAATATTTGGTTATCAATATTAATTTATGTTAAAATAGTATAATCTTaggaaacaaataaattttagcaagttttataattatttatgataATAATTCTCTTTTAACCTAAGACTACTAAAATTGGAGTTTAATACAATATACAACACTAGTCTCATGTAAATAATTTTTAACAACACAAAATTTCCTTTTAATAAAAGTATGTGAGTAATAGTTAAACACCTAAACTTCGTCTTAAATAATAAAGTAACTTGAAAAAAATATATGGATGATCATGAATTTCATTAATATCTTGTTATAGTGGAGGGTGTAAAATTCGATTGCACTACTTTGTAAAGatatatgtaattttttttacaataaaATATCTTGCCTTGTTTTAAAACTAAAAGAATATTAACTTTTGCTTCTAACTAAAAACATATAATATCTATCTAAAACAAGTAAATTTGATATATTAATTTAACAAAGAAATTTCTGAAATGTCGTTTTTCATTTACAAATTAACGAATCAAATAGTTTTAagtctttaaaaaaatatataaaatgaactatcatatatatttaattttagaTATCGTTTATAATGAACAATAAACCGCCCACCAATTTCCAGACAGTCCTAGGATTAGGTGTACGATACGATGGACCATATGGGATTACACTTGAGTCCTTATCATAGTTGATGATGGGGTTCACCAAATGCTTAACTACTTCCCACCCAATCGTAATCACTTAGATTAGTGACTAAAAGAAATTTGATTTTAATACCTTAGAGAAAATGCTTTACATATATATTTTaggaaaaaaaacaaatatacttTTATTGATAACTAGAAGGATTTGCATGGGGTGGAAGATGTCTTTATGAAAATTTAATGGCGTGACTTTGAAAAACGGCTCCAAAAATGTAAAACAAACCAAGGGCTCCATTCTATAATCTCATGTACAAACTATAGAAATTAAAGTGCAATAGTTTTTTgtatttatactttttaagtagCCATTTTATTAAACACttatggtgtaagaaaacattacatttcaactatttaGCAACTCAAACACCAATTCTTTTTGCTAAACTTCTAATATTATTACTGAATCTTTGGTTTATATTATAGAGTGGTTGAAGATGTGACACATTATGCAAGTGAATTTGTCCATGAACATTTTAATTATCTGTCATTAACTAATTCAGCTCCATCAATGATTCATGTATCATTTTTGACATCTATATAATCAAAAACATGCTTCCCTCCACCACCAATAGCCGCCTGGGTTGACCCTAAAAAAATCTCATCGAATGTAATTGTTTAAAAACACCACTTCCCAAATGAGAAAACATTGATTTCTACAATTGTTCTATCAAAAAGTGCCAATATTTAAAAAGTATTTATTGGATGGTAAAAAACACAAAATGTACTAATAAAAGAAAGGCATTTCCCTTTACTAATAACATATTGATCCACAAATATTGGCAGATAAATGGAGCTTAAAATTAAAATGATAGCAGCATTAAAGTCTCACCAGAAACTAACTAATTGCTTAGTAGATGACAAATGTTAGGTTTTGAGTACTAACAAAAAGATTTAATACTATGCATTTTAAGAGTGaacttatagtttttccaaaataaaagtaaaataaagcTTTAAAAACTCAACATTAAATATCTCATTACCATGAGAACTAAATTGACAATTTTGTGAGGAGCATTTTTTGCATCAATAAGAATGTCTTCATTGTCCTTCGAGCTTATGATGATTAGACGCTCATCGTGTCGCTGCAGTATACggaaaaaaatataaacatattttgtcaaaaaaaaaaaaactattttcctAATAACATAACCTCAAGACATATGTAGCCAAGATATAAACCAAATGTTTAGAGGTATCTGTGCAAACAATATttcgtcaaaaagaaaataattatCTTCAAATAAGATAACCCCAAGCATAATGAACAACCAAAACCACGGTTATATATACAAAAGAAGTACTAAGTAGCATACACATCAACAAAGGAAGTAGATAAGCAAAAGAAGTACTAAGTAGCATACACATCAACAAAGGAAGTAGATAAGctggaaaaaaaaatcaagaaacagTAAATAGATAATAGAAGAAATGGTAAACATTGGTTCTatcttatttaaatatttttaagtaTAACATCTTACTTCCATTATATcccattacaacattgtactatTAAAAACCTactttaattataatattattggAAGTAGGATGCAACACTGAACAAATAAATGGAAACATTGACTGGCGAAAAAGCAAATTTAAATATATGAGATGTAACATCTAATTTTTTAGATATTCGTTTTTGACCATTGAGTTAAGTTTTGTTTGCAAGATTGATCCCCAATGGCATTTTCATAATAAGTGAGTACATCatgtgtacgttgagcgtacaccttggtacgttgggtgtacctgaCCCCGTGCATGTACGTTGAACGTACACTGGTACGCATGCAATTTAGACCAAACCCTAATATTAAGGGTTTGTGCACTATATAAACACCATTATTCTCCCAAACCCTTCCTCTTATCAGCCTCCATCCCAAAAATCGACCctccttgcaaaccctaatctattTTGAACTTTTAAGTGAGTCGTGGGCTTTCTTAGTTGTAAAGGAAGAGCATCAAGGAAGTGGCTTTGCTCTCAagactttggatccaaaattTTCTCTTCATTGTgcaccatttggaggtataaagctccaaactTGACTCATGTTTTTCTAGATCTTGGTTAAGCTTAGAATTTCTTCTCTTTTGTCCCAAAATCTAGGTCTTTGTGAGTATGAGTTACTCCAAAGCCTTTAATTCGTACTTTTAGACATTTTAGGGCATGTTAAGTCATAAAATTGCAAGCTTGGATCTTGATATGTCCCCATGCAAGAATTATGATGTAGAAAAGGATGGAGCAAGTTAGGTTCTTAGTGTTGGGCTCcttgtagccatgcaaaggcataatgTTTGCAACTTTATAGCCTTAGAGGTCTTAATAAGCTCAGATATGAAGTTTGGATGTAAGGTCTTAAAGCATTGAGACTTTAATGGGAGTTTAGCTTTAGGGGGCGTACGCCAGGCGTAAATCCCAGTATGCTGCGTGTAGTGCACCCTGACCCCGATTCCATTTGCATCAACCGCATACGCAAGGCGTACAAtctggtacgtggggcgtacgaccCAGTTCCAGCAATTAGGCCATCCTTTTGGGCCTTGAATCATTAGTGTTGGGCCTTTTAGAATTTGGGCCGAATAGGAAGGACAAATGACCTTTTTCCTTATTTAGGATATGGGATTGTTGGACTATCTAATATGGAATAAAAGTTAGATTATTAATTAGGTCTATTTTCTTTGGGATATCTTTAGTGTGAGGAGTCATATTAACAACAACTCGAGTGTATGGCATGGTTATCTTCTTTGGAGGTGATTTTTCTCACTATAtctatgggtcaaaggcaccaatgtcgacctatTATTATATTACTTAGAATGAAAGCCGTTATGTGATGTATATGTGATTGTATGCTGGGTTGAAATACACCCAGGGTGAGGCCCACTATAATATgtctgggttgaaatataccctagggCGGGGCCCACTATAGTATATCTGGGTTGAAATAGACCCCAGGGTAGGGCCCATATGTGTTGAtcgggttgaaatacaccccagGGTGAGGACCGAGGGCGGGGCCCATATGTGTATATCGGGTTGCATTATACCCCAAGGTTTATATGATTGGTGTGTGGTACTTTGGgtaaaatcactaagctttgtgcttacaatttatgtttacggtttcaggtacttctggttcgaaagagaagggcccgacatgatggcacaacatcctcccctcaTGATTTCCGCATTTGAAATAATTGTACTATGATGTTCTGAATATTATGATTTGATGTTGATTTGAGCAATTAATGAATGATTTGGTAtacttttaaatgaaattttttatttcaagttggtatcagagccttagttggagggattcaggcacacttttGGGTATGTCAGAAATCAAACCGAGGAAATGACAATTTTCTCAAGAAAAATGAAGTAAACTTCTAAAATGATTTTTATTAAGAAGACGGGTTGTGATACGTGCAATCAGCCGATCTCAAGTAAATGGTTCCTAAATTACCCATACCCTTGTATTATGAGTAGTATGCTTgatatgagaactgcatgctagattagggctagggataccttcaggaatcaTATGATAGAATTACCTGATTTGcatgatgccttatagcctagtgGAACTTGATGCTATGTATTACTCGAAATTGATATCGACTCAgttatttgctaagtgtatgctttcaaagttgtatacaATGAGGATTGTATAGACTTAGAATGGTCGATTTggcctcatttcctattccttgtttagttgtggacttaggaTTGAATCATCACTTGATAGTCTATGTGGTCCTATTTTGTGTATCACTTGCATGAATAAGGCAACCAATGGTGTTGATTGAGGTTCTCGGTATCAAGACTGGTGAGAGTTGGGACTTCCTAGGAGAGCCTAAGACATGTATGTTGTATAACATATAATTATTACATGGTTTTAGTGCAACGACTTAGAGAAATCATGACTGACCTTGAGGAAGGTATAGGTAGgtatgaaaggtagtattgggtatgtactactactagaagcacataaTATGTACCTGAGACAAAAGCATACTTGGAAACTCTAAAGAGGTCTATGTAGAGGAATCCCCTTGAGTCCTatgttgattgtttatatgttatgtttCAGTGTGGAGGATGGTGATGATTACTCGAGGAGGCTCTAGCTCTGGTTCTCGTTCTGGCTCTGGCTTCGGCATAGAATCGATTGATAAGTGTCTACACGAGTTCATTTCAGCTGAGGTTACTCGTGGTATCTTGGATGCTACTCATGTTATGTTCGGTACCATCAAAGAGGGGAttttagagctgatggatgagaggctcAGGACCTTTCAAGTTGAGATTGTTGTGGGTCAGATAGGAGCTTGAGTTCCCTCATTCCAAGAGTTCAAGGCCTGTAGAGCTCCTCAGTTCTTTGGAGATACGGACCCCATTGCTAGCCGACCCTGGATCGttgacatggagaatgctcagcGGATGAGTTTTTTCCCTGAGGGGGAAAAGGTGGGATTTGCATCCTGCCTGCTGAGGGACCGAGCACGGGATTCATGGGAGGAGTTTAGCCGAGCAGTAGGATCAGCGGTAGTGGTAGTCATGACCTAGGAGGATTTTGTTCAGAGTTTCTAGAGGGAGTTTGCATCAGCTGGCGAGAGAGTTCCAGGACCTTCACCAGACTACGGAGactatggcagagatcaccgccaaattcagggagagggctTTGATGGTCCCGcaatatgtcgcggatgaggagataagGAAGAAAAGATAACATGACATGTTGAGAAAAGATATTAGGGATTTTGTGAGCTTCTCGGGGTGCAAGGCCCTAAATGATATGATCGAGAAGGCCTGTGAGCGGGAGACTGAGTTGGAGCTTCAGTCGAAGCAGAAGTCGGAGAAGGTACAGAAAGTGGTGGGCCAGACTAAGAGGCCCAAGACTTCTGATTCACATGTCAGAGGCCCGTATGGCCATAGCCGTTGCAGTAAGTGTGACAAGCCGCATAGTGGAGCGTGTCGAGTATCGCGTTCAACACATTTTGGCTGTGGCCAGTCGGGCCACATGAGTAAGGACTGCCCTAGGAGtgctctgatttgctttcattgcaatcagaccgACCATAAAAAGTCCAATTGTTCGAGATTGTA of the Lactuca sativa cultivar Salinas chromosome 6, Lsat_Salinas_v11, whole genome shotgun sequence genome contains:
- the LOC111877487 gene encoding E3 ubiquitin-protein ligase BIG BROTHER, whose translation is MNWHLQTEFNILHSLSGSLMDFFEGLTYEHVNFIFSDVTYPQDSTNYTMNTSSYKFAYSEPGNFSYYDYFNAYAINDPIYGNNGFTRQLENTSTMNNERSTPVHMQQNGHSISTSNSHTNSSDNQQSNHNHNHNHGDQHQVVWEDNVDLDNMTYEELLELGEVVGSQSRGLSQEAISLLPVSKFKCSFFWRKKSKSERCVICQMEYKRGERQITLPCKHIYHSGCGTQWLSINKACPICYKEVVVHIPKHSEKLSK